The window ACCGGCTACTGGAAGCGGGTCGCCTTCTGGAACACGCCGATCCCGCAGTGCCTGGACGACCGTACGGACGTCACATGCGTCCCGTACGCCAAGTGGGTGCAGGCCTGGACCGAGATCAAGGGCTGAACCATGACCGTCACCGCCCAGGCCGCCGGACGACAGGGCTCACGGGCCGGCGTCCGGCGGCTGGCCGGGATGCTGCACGGCCGCCCCCGGCTGCGCCTCTCCCTGCTGTTGACCGCCCCGCTGCTGTGGCTGGCCGTGCTGTACCTCGGCTCGCTGACCGTGCTGTTCCTCTCCGCCTTCTGGACGACGAACTCCTTCACCTCCGAGGTCGTCAAGGTCTGGTCGCTGGACAACTTCCGTGCTCTGCTGACGACTTCCGTCTTCCACCAGGTGATCCTGCGCAGCGTCGGCGTGGCCCTCGCGGTCACCGCCCTGTGCGCGCTGATCGCCTTCCCGCTCGCCTTCTGCACCGCGCGCGTCGCCCGGCCCCGGTGGCGGCCCCTGCTCGTCGTCGCCATCCTCACTCCCCTGTGGGCGAGTTACCTGGTCAAGGTGTACGCCTGGCGGCTCATCCTGTCCCAGGGCGGGCTCGCCGACTGGATGCTGAGGCCGTTCGGGCTGAGCGGCCCCGGATTCGGCCTGCCGGCCGCCCTCATCACCCTGACCTACCTCTGGCTGCCGTACATGATCCTGCCGATCCACACCGCCCTCGAGCAGTTGCCGGCCAACCTGCTCGACGCGTCCGCCGACCTCGGGGCGCGTCCCTGGCGCACCTTCCGGTCGGTGGTGCTGCCCATGGTGCTGCCCGGGGTCGCCGCCGGGTCCGTCTTCACCTTCTCGCTCAGCCTCGGCGACTACATCACCGTGCAGATCGTGGGCGGCAAGACCCAGCTGATCGGCAACCTCGTCTACTCCAACATCGAACTCAACCTGCCCATGGCCGCCGCGCTCGGCACGGTGCCCGTCGTCGTCATCGTGCTCTACCTGCTGGCGATGCGGCGCACGGGCGCCCTCAGCAGCCTCTGACCGTCCTCGGCAGCCTTCTCTGGGGGGTGTACCACGTCATGCAGCTCTCCCGTGGCGCGCGCGTCGCGCTGCGCGTCGCCGCCGCCTTCGGCTTCGCGGTGATCTACGTCCCGCTCCTGCTGGTCCTCGTCAACTCTTTCAACCCGGACCGCAGCGCCAGTTGGCCGCCGCCCGGCCTGACCCTGCACTGGTGGTCGGTGGCCTGGGACAACTCCGGGGCGCGCGGCGCCGTCTGGGTCTCGGTGAAGGCGGGTCTGGGTGCCACCGCGATCGCACTGGTCCTCGGCACGCTCATCGCCTTCGCGGTGGCCCGGCACCGCTTCTTCGGCCGCGACACCCTGTCCTTCGTGGTCGTGCTGCCGATCGCGCTGCCCGGCATCGTCACCGGCATCGCCCTGAACTCCGCCTTCTCCACGGTGCTCCGGCCGCTCGGTGTCGGCCTCGGCATGTTCACCGTGGTCGTCGGGCACGCCACGTTCTGCATCGTCGTGGTCTTCAACAACGTCGTGGCCCGGCTGCGCCGCACCTCCGGCTCGTACGAGGAGGCGGCGATGGACCTCGGCGCGAACACCTTCCGCGCCTTCGTCGACGTCACCTTCCCGCTGGTGCGCTCCGCGCTGTTCGCCGGCGGCCTGCTCGCCTTCGCCCTGTCCTTCGACGAGGTCGTGGTCACCACCTTCACCGCGGGACCCGGCGTCGAGACCCTGCCCATCTGGATCTTCAACAACATGACCCGACCCCAGCAGGCCCCCGTGGTCAACGTCGTGGCAGCCGTCCTGGTCCTCCTCTCCGTCATCCCGATCTACGTAGCCCAACGCCTGTCCTCGGACACGGCGACGGAGAGCAGGATCTAGCACGGCAACGGGCACGGCAACGGCCGACATCCTTTACGCAAGCAGTTTGCGTTTCTTGCGTTAGGCTTGCGTGTATGACGCGACGACTTGCGGAAGTGGCGAAGAAGGTCGGGGTCAGTCAGGCCACGGTCAGCCGGGTGCTCAACGGGAAGCCCGGAGTGTCCGACGCCACCCGGCAGGCGGTGCTCTCCGCGCTGGACGTGCTCGGGTACGAGCGGCCGACGCAACTGCGCGGCGAGCGGGCCCGGCTGGTGGGCCTGGTCCTGCCCGAGCTGCAGAACCCGATCTTCCCGGCCTTCGCGGAGGCCATCGGCGGCGCGCTGGCCCAGCTCGGGCTCACCCCGGTGCTGTGCACCCAGACCAAGGGCGGGGTCTCCGAGGCGGACTACGTCGAGCTGCTGCTGCAACAGCAGGTCTCCGGCGTCGTGTTCGCCGGCGGCCTCTACGCCCAGGCGGACGCGCCGCACGACCACTACCGGCGGCTCGCCGAGCGCAACATCCCCGTGGTGCTGGTCAACGCGGCCATAGAGGACCTCGGTTTCCCCGCGGTGTCCTGCGACGACGCGGTCGCCGTGGAGCAGGCCTGGCGCCATCTCGCCTCCCTGGGGCACGAGCGGATCGGCCTGGTGCTCGGGCCGGAGGACCACATGCCGTCGGCCCGGAAGCTGGCCGCGGCCCGCACCCTCGCGGGCGAGCTGCCCGACGAGTTCGTGGCGCGGGCGATCTTCTCCATCGAGGGCGGCCACGCGGCCGGGGCCAAGCTGATCGACCGCGGGGTGACCGGCCTCATCTGCGCCAGCGACCCGCTCGCACTGGGTGTCGTACGGGCCGCCAGGCGCAAGGGACTCGACGTGCCCGGTCGGATCTCCGTCGTGGGCTACGACGACTCCGCGCTGATGAACTGCACGGAACCGCCGCTCACCACCGTGCGCCAGCCCATCGAGTCCATGGGCAGGGCCGCGGTCGAACTGCTCAACGCACAGATCGGCGGCACCTCCGTACCGGCCGACGAGCTGCTGTTCGAGCCGGAACTGGTGGTCCGTGGCTCCACCGCGCAAGCACCGCGTGACTGAGATCCAGTAGATCCTCTCTGCTGTCAAATAATTACAGATTCTGCGCGACATCTTGCGAAGCCCTGTCGCCGGTGCTTGAGTGTGCGGCGCCCACAGCTCCTGTCCAGAGGGGTCCACCGATGTCAAGCACCGGCTTCCGCCGCACACTTGCGGCGATCGGCGTCTGTTCCTCCCTTGCCCTCGTCGCCACGGCCTGCGGGTCGTCGGACGACGAGTCGTCCGGCGGCAAGACCCGCATCACCGTCAACTGCGAGCCGCCCAAGAGCGCCAAGGTCGACCGGAAGTTCTTCGAGGAGGACATCGCCTCCTTCGAGAAACGGAACCAGGACATCGACGTCGTCGCGCACGACGCCTTCCCCTGTCAGGACCCGAAGACCTTCGACGCCAAGCTGGCCGGCGGCCAGATGGAGGACGTCTTCTACACCTACTTCACCGACGCCAGGCACGTCGTGGACATCAACCAGGCCGCCGACCTCACCCCGTACGTCAAGGAGCTCAAGAGCTACGACACCATCCAGCAGCAGCTGCGGGACATCTACACCGTCGACGGGAAGATCTACGGCGTCCCGCGCACCGGCTACTCGATGGGCCTGATCTACAACCGCAAGCTCTTCGAGAAGGCGGGCCTCGACCCCGACAAGCCGCCGGCCACCTGGGAGGAGGTGCGCGCCGCCGCCAAGAGGATCGCCGCGCTCGGCGGCGGAACCGTCGGCTACGCCGACTACAGCGCCCAGAACCAGGGCGGCTGGCACTTCACCGCCGAGCTGTACTCGCAGGGCGGCGACGTCGTCGACGCCGACGGCAAGAAGGCCACCGTCGACACCCCCGAGGGCCACGCCGTGCTCCAGAACCTGCACGACATGCGCTGGACCGACGACTCGATGGGCAGCAAACAGCTCCTCGTCATCAACGACGTGCAGCAGATGATGGGTTCGGGCAAGCTCGGCATGTACCTCTCCGCCCCCGACAACATCCCGATCCTGGTCAAGGAGAAGGGCGGCAACTACAAGGACCTGGCCCTCGCCCCGATGCCCGGCGGCAAGGGCACGCTCATCGGCGGCGACGGCTACATGTTCAACAAGAAGGCCACGCCCGACCAGATCCGCGCCGGCCTCAAGTGGCTCGACCACATGTTCCTCACCCCCGGCGAGGGCTTCCTCGGCGACTACGCCCGCGCCAAGAAGAACGACGGCCCGGTCGGCCTGCCCGAGCCGCGGCTGTTCACCGGCGCCGCCGACGCCAAGGACCAGGAGGTCAAGAAGGCCAACGCGAACGTCCCGGTGGAGAACTACCAGGCCTTCCTCGACGGCAACAAGAACCTCCAGCTGAAGATAGAGCCGCCGAACGCCCAGCAGATCTACTCCGTCCTCGACGGGGTCGTCTCCGCCGTCCTCACCAAGAAGGACGCGAACATCGACCAGCTCCTCAAGGACGCCTCCGGCAAGATCGACAGCATCCTGTCCCGGAGCTGACGGCGATGACGAAGACGGCAGCGCGGCGATCCGCCCCGGCGGTCGCCGTACGCTCCCTCCCGGCGCCGCCCCCGGCAGGGGACCGGAGGCGGCGGCGACTGCGCGACCAGCTCCACGCCTACGGATTCCTCCTCGGCGGCCTCGTCTGCTTCGCCCTGTTCTCCTGGTACCCGGCGATCCGCGCGGTCGTGATCGCCTTCCAGAAGTACACGCCGGGCGCCGAGCCCGAGTGGGTCGGCACCGCCAACTTCACCCGCGTCCTGCACGACCCGGAGTTCACGGCGGCCTGGCGCAACACGCTCACCTTCACGCTGCTGGCCCTGCTCATCGGCTTCGCCGTCCCGTTCGCCCTCGCCCTGGTCCTCAACGAACTCCGCCACGCCAAGGCCTTCTTCCGGGTCGTGGTCTACCTGCCGGTGATGATCCCGCCGGTGGTGAGCGCCCTGCTCTGGAAGTGGTTCTACGACCCCGGCGCCGGCCTCGCCAACGAGGCGCTGCGCTTCATGCACCTGCCCACCTCGAACTGGACCAACGGCGCCGACACCGCCCTGCTCTCCCTGGTGATCGTGGCGACCTGGGCCAACATGGGCGGCACCGTCCTGATCTACCTCGCCGCGCTCCAGTCCATCCCCGGCGAGCTGTACGAGGCCGCGGAACTGGACGGTGCGAACCTCCTCCAGCGCGTGCGGCACGTGACGGTCCCGCAGACCAGGTTCGTCATCCTGATGCTGATGCTCCTCCAGATCATCGCCACCATGCAGGTGTTCACGGAACCGTTCGTCATCACGGGCGGCGGCCCGGAGAACGCCACGGTCA of the Streptomyces sp. NBC_01788 genome contains:
- a CDS encoding carbohydrate ABC transporter permease: MTKTAARRSAPAVAVRSLPAPPPAGDRRRRRLRDQLHAYGFLLGGLVCFALFSWYPAIRAVVIAFQKYTPGAEPEWVGTANFTRVLHDPEFTAAWRNTLTFTLLALLIGFAVPFALALVLNELRHAKAFFRVVVYLPVMIPPVVSALLWKWFYDPGAGLANEALRFMHLPTSNWTNGADTALLSLVIVATWANMGGTVLIYLAALQSIPGELYEAAELDGANLLQRVRHVTVPQTRFVILMLMLLQIIATMQVFTEPFVITGGGPENATVTVLYLIYKYAFLYNDFGGACALSVMLLVLLGAFSAVYLRLTRSEGDA
- a CDS encoding LacI family DNA-binding transcriptional regulator, which translates into the protein MTRRLAEVAKKVGVSQATVSRVLNGKPGVSDATRQAVLSALDVLGYERPTQLRGERARLVGLVLPELQNPIFPAFAEAIGGALAQLGLTPVLCTQTKGGVSEADYVELLLQQQVSGVVFAGGLYAQADAPHDHYRRLAERNIPVVLVNAAIEDLGFPAVSCDDAVAVEQAWRHLASLGHERIGLVLGPEDHMPSARKLAAARTLAGELPDEFVARAIFSIEGGHAAGAKLIDRGVTGLICASDPLALGVVRAARRKGLDVPGRISVVGYDDSALMNCTEPPLTTVRQPIESMGRAAVELLNAQIGGTSVPADELLFEPELVVRGSTAQAPRD
- a CDS encoding ABC transporter permease — its product is MQLSRGARVALRVAAAFGFAVIYVPLLLVLVNSFNPDRSASWPPPGLTLHWWSVAWDNSGARGAVWVSVKAGLGATAIALVLGTLIAFAVARHRFFGRDTLSFVVVLPIALPGIVTGIALNSAFSTVLRPLGVGLGMFTVVVGHATFCIVVVFNNVVARLRRTSGSYEEAAMDLGANTFRAFVDVTFPLVRSALFAGGLLAFALSFDEVVVTTFTAGPGVETLPIWIFNNMTRPQQAPVVNVVAAVLVLLSVIPIYVAQRLSSDTATESRI
- a CDS encoding ABC transporter substrate-binding protein gives rise to the protein MSSTGFRRTLAAIGVCSSLALVATACGSSDDESSGGKTRITVNCEPPKSAKVDRKFFEEDIASFEKRNQDIDVVAHDAFPCQDPKTFDAKLAGGQMEDVFYTYFTDARHVVDINQAADLTPYVKELKSYDTIQQQLRDIYTVDGKIYGVPRTGYSMGLIYNRKLFEKAGLDPDKPPATWEEVRAAAKRIAALGGGTVGYADYSAQNQGGWHFTAELYSQGGDVVDADGKKATVDTPEGHAVLQNLHDMRWTDDSMGSKQLLVINDVQQMMGSGKLGMYLSAPDNIPILVKEKGGNYKDLALAPMPGGKGTLIGGDGYMFNKKATPDQIRAGLKWLDHMFLTPGEGFLGDYARAKKNDGPVGLPEPRLFTGAADAKDQEVKKANANVPVENYQAFLDGNKNLQLKIEPPNAQQIYSVLDGVVSAVLTKKDANIDQLLKDASGKIDSILSRS
- a CDS encoding ABC transporter permease, with amino-acid sequence MTVTAQAAGRQGSRAGVRRLAGMLHGRPRLRLSLLLTAPLLWLAVLYLGSLTVLFLSAFWTTNSFTSEVVKVWSLDNFRALLTTSVFHQVILRSVGVALAVTALCALIAFPLAFCTARVARPRWRPLLVVAILTPLWASYLVKVYAWRLILSQGGLADWMLRPFGLSGPGFGLPAALITLTYLWLPYMILPIHTALEQLPANLLDASADLGARPWRTFRSVVLPMVLPGVAAGSVFTFSLSLGDYITVQIVGGKTQLIGNLVYSNIELNLPMAAALGTVPVVVIVLYLLAMRRTGALSSL